One window of Papaver somniferum cultivar HN1 chromosome 9, ASM357369v1, whole genome shotgun sequence genomic DNA carries:
- the LOC113310693 gene encoding uncharacterized protein LOC113310693 codes for MEKESEEVEPAAMATRNRYNQKGSFQRYSKTEVDKSSLKCTHCNQSGHTIDMCFELVGYPDWWDQYLDRKKETKKNSGAPMASTKKGKDSMVISASVARTGNDGHHNEANNWLWC; via the exons ATGGAAAAAGAATCGGAAGAAGTTGAACCTGCTGCTATGGCAACTCGAAACCGGTACAATCAAAAAGGGTCTTTTCAGAGATACTCAAAGACTGAGGTGGACAAGTCATCACTTAAGTGTACACACTGTAATCAATCTGGACATACAATTGACATGTGTTTCGAGTTGGTTGGATATCCAGATTGGTGGGATCAATATCTGGATAGGAAGAAGgagacaaagaaaaattctggtgctccaatggcttcaacaaagaaaggaaaggaTTCCATGGTAATATCTGCATCAGTAGCAAGGACAGGTAACGATG gacatcACAACGAAGCAAACAATTGGTTATGGTGTTAA